In Benincasa hispida cultivar B227 chromosome 8, ASM972705v1, whole genome shotgun sequence, the sequence GAGCCCATTGTCATTCAATACTTGGGCAGCGCcaatttctccattttttttttctttcggcTTTCGAAATGATGGTCTTACAATCTGGAAGACGAATGCATTTGATTGCATCTCGGAGAGAATTGGTGTATTTCTACTCTACGATTGCGAAGGATTCACTTTACAAAAGGATTTCACCGGTGGGTGACCCTAACATCTCTGTGATTCCGGTTCTTCATCAATGGGTGCTAGAAGGCAGCCCGTTCGGAGAGAAGAACTTCAGAATATGATCAAGGAACTTACGTTTTACAAGCGGTTCAAACATGCTCTTGAGGTTTGATTTCTAAGTTTTaacttattcaaaattttgtcaAAAGTATGATGAATTTGGCATTATGTGAAATGATTTCTTTGATTGAGGCAAATGGGTCCAAACGAGTTGCCATTGTTGAATTCTTAAGATGAATAATGAGCTCATCTCTTTTCCAGCatgatctctctctctctctctctcctatGAACTTGTTAAGGTACCAGGGTTTCATTGGCGCTAACCAATGAAGCAATGGAATTAGATTGCCGTGAAACAACACTAGACTCTTGAAGGAGATGATCTTGTATTCTGTTACCTCGTAGATTACATACAAATGATGAGCTCGACTTCATGTCTGATAGCTTTCTTTTGTAATTGATAATTGCTTTGCCGCCCTGCCAATGCTTTGTTTATACTGCAGAGTTCACTTTCTTGCACCTAGCTTGTTCGTTCTTCCAATTCTTTCTCTATCTAATTTGTTAGCTTAGCTCTGCTGAAAAGTTTTAACTTGCAAGAATAACAAATCACTCTCCAATGTTCTTTCTGACATATCAAGAAACCACTTTGTAGGGAATTATTGGCTCCTTGATTTCATGTTGAATTGAATTATTCCCTATGTTTTACTCggtgttttttgttttgatccATCTCTTGAAACCCCCTTCATCTTCAGATATCAAAATGGATGAGTGATAAAAGATACATTTCTTTATCAACTGTTGATGTCGCGGCACGGATGAATTTGATCTCAAGAGTTCATGGGTTGGAACAAGTAGAAGATTATTTCAATAGCATTCCTAGtcaattgaaaaaaattcaGTTTCATATAGCTCTTCTGAACTGCTATGCCCATGAAAAGTGTGTGGATAAAGCCAATGTCATCCTGCAAAAGATCAGGGAAATGGGTTTTGATTGAACTTCCCGCCCATACAATATCATGATGAATCTTTATTATCAAATTGGAAAATTTGAGAAACTAGATCCTCTGTAGCAAGAAATGAAGGAAAAGAGTGTTTCTTATGATCGATTCACATATAGCATTCAACTAAGTGCATATGCTGCTGCATCTGATATTATGGGAATCGATAAGATTGTCGAACAAATAGAATCAGATACCAATGTTGTTCTAGATTGGAACTGTTATGTCATTGCTGTGAATGCTTACCTTAAAGTTGGTTTAATAGACAAGTCCATTTCCATGCTGAGGAAATCAGAAGGTCTAGCAACTGCCAAAAGGAGAAGTTATGCATTTGATGTCCTCAAACTATATGCTAAAAGTGGAAAGAAAGATGAGTTATACCGTGTATGGAATCTCTACAAGAGGGAAAAAGTCTACAACAAAGGTTTCATCAGCATGATAAGATCACTTTTGATATTACACGATATCGAAGCTGCTGAGCTTATTTTCAAGGAGTGGGAAACCCATAAACTGTCTTACGACTTTTGAATTCCAAACATGTTGATGGACGCGTATTAGAAGGTCTAATGGAGAAGGCTGAAGACCTTATAAATGAGACAGTAACTAGAGGCAAGTTTTCTGTCGAGTCATGGTGCTATTTAGCGAGTGGATATCTTCAGAAAGATCAACTACCTCAGGCAGTTGATACACTGAAGAGAGCAGCCAGTTTGTGTCCATCTGAACTGAACCACTTCAAGGAAATTTTGGCAAATTTTTTGGGTGGCAAGCAAGATGTGAAAGAAGCTGAGGAAGTCGTTAATTTGTTGAGGGACAAAGCTAACTCTCTTTCTCCTCATGATGTATTGATAGAGTGTGATGACTGAATGTGCATAATTTAACTTGTTACTTTTATTCTAAAAGAACAGTGAAGGGCTGTTTAATAattgttgtgtgtgtgtgtgttttttttttaaaaaaaaaaagaaggaaaaaggacCTCTATCGATACCATTTGTTAGTTTTActatggaaaaataaaaatatttaagaacTCTTTGCTTCCGAAATTGAAGGACTGGTTAACTATGTTGAAGAAATTTCACCAGAAGGAAGAGAGACAATCATATAGAAGGAAGAAATTTTTATTAGGaaagtataaataaatttattttttagagaaaCCTTTTTCACTCTCTCAATATTCATCCTCACTCTAAGTTTCCAACTCTCtagtttttcttgtttttcttctaaCTTATGAATGGAATGGAGATACAAATCCTACTTGTAGGTGGAAAAACACATCCCTTGTAAGATAATACCtaataatacaatttttttttttattttttttttagtgtgcTAGTAAAAGGGAGTATTGATTTAAGTACAACCATCATTGTTCTTATAGGTGTTGAGATCCTAGGATATCAAGCAAGTGTATTTTTCTAGACTTAATCTAAATTATTTTAGATACTTATGTGAGATTATCTTTATCTAAAGGAATTCTCTAGATATCTTTATGTCCTAGAGAATTATTAGGATATTATTAGAATATTTCTTTTGAGATATTTCTTTACAATCTTCTTGACAAATCTAGAGAaatgtttaatatttaaattagtgTCTCGAATAGTTGGTGTTGCATTCTACTTTAACAAACTATGCCATTGGTAGTTGCTCATTTGAAATGAATCAAAGCTACACATAATGTGGTGTGTTTAACTAATCTATTACACCAAAGTTTCATAACTCTTCACTAAAATAGTTACAAACGAAAAGCTACAGAAGTCTTCAGTTGTAATTAGAATACAACAAGGCACAAAACGAAGCaacagaagagaaaaatagatatCCTATTAAGCGATTTTTCTGCCAGTATTTCCTGCCTTCTCAACCGAGGACTGCTATTCCCACTTGGACCATAAGAACTCGGGTGTGTGTATACGTTCTCTGAATTCCCAAAGAACCTAGCATACACTGTCTCCGTGAACATCCCGGCCGTAGGATGATGAAGACTACCAACCGAGCTGTCTTCGAGGTTAAACAACGAGCTGCTGGAGTCCTCTTCATAACTGTCATACATATCAAAATTGTAGATTTGGTTTTGATAAAGGTCTCCATAAGCAAACTGCTGGCCAGAAGCAGTATTAGATCTGATAGTTGCCAGAGCCTTGTTACCGAAAGCTGATGGTCTAGGAGGTATGAGCAGCCCTCTGGCATCAACCTCAGCATCTTCGGCCGATTGACCACGGCCGTACAGAGGAACCATTGTCGTGTGGGAAATATTGGCCTTGCAAACTGGACACTGCGGAGGCTCATCGGGGGTGAGGGAGGCACTCTGAACGTGAAGCCACTTGTAAATGCAAGGCCAGCAATAGAGATGGCCACAGAGGGTAACTATAGGCTCAGATGCAAAGTCTAAGCAAATGTTGCAGTCAAAGCAAGGCTTAAACTTCTCAGAGTTTGCCATTGCAGCTGGTACCTGCCTCCTCCATCCATGGGGAAAGTAATGCTCAAAGGCCATATATAGAAAAGCTTCCACAAATTAGCTTCACACCAGGATTTGGTCTGTAACGGACatcatataaagaaaaaaaataaaacaagaaagaCATGATGTAGACGCAAGAACAtctccaaaaataataataataataaataaaatacatacaatattttaaaagagAAGCTAAGGATTGATGAAACATTCAAGGGACGTTTGAAATGATGGGTGGGTTTTTTTTAcccacccaacccaacccaacttcAGGACCAAATACACcgtcaaataaatttaaaacatatcTTGATCCCCAAATAAATCAAATgtcaaaaataagaaaaacgtGTTACATTTTCTTGTGGCTCATATAATGTTAAAGAAAATGTTCAGGACTTCAGTCTTGTCTTTGTTGTGGGCCAACCATGTTGTTAAATGTGATTAGATGGCCAGGCCAAGTAGTACAAAACCACAGAAGTCTTCGTCAGATCCTAACGAGATCAAAAGTTGTGTCTTCTGAAGTTAAGGATCTAATTCAATTccaaacaaaaattatatttaatttggttaTGACTTATTTATGTACAATTGTCTGACTGAAAGTTAAAATACATATTAATctgaaaaaacataaaattagagggaataatttcaaaattaagcttGAACCTGACttactttttaaactttttatttaatctattttGATCTCTTACCTTAtaaatgtcaaattttattccCAAATTTTTGTGCTtaaaagttcttttttttttccaaacatTTAATAACAACTTGAATTTATCTCAATATTTGATAGCAAACCTTTGACTTCAAAAACCCATTTCTTTACGATGTTTGTTAATTCAATGAATTAAGATAAATGCCAAGCTTCTTGATCTTTTTTCATGGAATGGAAGAATTGTCAGGTTGGATTTTTATTAATACcaatgataaaattaattattttatgaaaaggaGAAATGTTAAGTAGAAGCTAGAAAAATTACGaatgaaataagaaaagaatgaaGTTCGAAGGTCCTAAAGTATACAAAGAaaagtactaaaaaaaaaaaaagaaaaaaagaaaaaggaactTAATATTTCTGAATCCAATCAGGTCAAATGTTCACCATGTGAATTCAAAAATAATATTCTTCATCCAATCATGCCAATGTAAACAAGCAGAATTTAAGAATCATCGTTCCTAATATCAAACGAGATCTTCAAAGTTAGAAACAGATTTCTGAAAAGAGTAAAAAACAGAGGTTTAATTTCATATATGTGAACGTGAGCAGCCGATCTTTAACGCAATTCAGAATGCTAGTACACATAGATCGATGAACTGGACACCAATTTCAAGATCATATATTACCGAACAGAAGGAACAGAAAAAGGTAAAGAACAGCCAGTGATTTTAATCCTAAAACAGTTCCAACTCTGAAGAATGGAAATGGTGCATTTCACAAAAGAGACACACAGCAGATTTGATTTGCTTGCAGTCATATTCGAATAATCAATCACAGTTTCTCAATAAAGCGGTAATCGAAAACAAAACCTACAAACAATTGAATCAAACCAAATCCAAAGtttgtaaa encodes:
- the LOC120083879 gene encoding E3 ubiquitin-protein ligase RMA1H1-like yields the protein MAFEHYFPHGWRRQVPAAMANSEKFKPCFDCNICLDFASEPIVTLCGHLYCWPCIYKWLHVQSASLTPDEPPQCPVCKANISHTTMVPLYGRGQSAEDAEVDARGLLIPPRPSAFGNKALATIRSNTASGQQFAYGDLYQNQIYNFDMYDSYEEDSSSSLFNLEDSSVGSLHHPTAGMFTETVYARFFGNSENVYTHPSSYGPSGNSSPRLRRQEILAEKSLNRISIFLFCCFVLCLVVF